The Bacillus thermozeamaize nucleotide sequence TCTGCCTCACAGCCTGGGGCGGGATGTATGGCATCGAAGCGGGCGGACGCGCCATCGCCATCTGCGCCCTTCTGGTCTTTTTGTTGCCACCGGTCTACACCATTATGCTGTTACGCCAGGTCCATCTGGAGTGGCTCCTGCCCATCGGCCAGGAGGCCCAATTTTTCACGGGTTGTACCATCGCCCTGAGCTTTTTTCTCCAGGCCGCTCCTCTGTGCCTGCTCTTCCACTTGGTCGAAGAGCGGCCGAAAGCCCTTCGCGCGCTGCTTTCCGGGTTGGGCCTCAGCATCCTGCTTGCGGCTTTCTCGCGGATACAGGTGATCACGGTTCTCAACCCGTATCTGGCTCCCTACTATAACGCGCCTGACTACAACACCGTCCGTCTGATTCGTCTCACCGAAACCGTCGATCGCGTGGAGCTGCCCCTGATCTGGCTCTGGGCCTATGGCAGCTGGGCAAAGATACTAGCGTTTCTCCTCCTGGGAACGTTTGCGCTGCTCATCGCGTTCCGAAGCAGGAAATGGGTTCCCGCACACCTCGTGAGCTCCGGTCTGCTCATCACCCTGACCATCCTCGGTGTCGCCACCCGACCGGACGGTTTTTCCATCATCAACTGGCTGGCGATAAATTACTTGTATTACATCAATTTGGGGTTTCAGCTCGCATTGCTTGTCACCATCAGCCTGCTGGCCCTGATCAGGCAAATCCGCAAAAAACCGGCGTCCGGAAGAACAAAACCAACGCGTAAAAGCCGCACGCTGTAAAGGACACGTAAATGGATATTGATTGATGAATACCGCAGGCAAACAAAAAAGATGCCTCTCACGGGCATCTTTGTTGTACTTATATATGGCGGAGAGAGAGGGATTCGAACCCTCGCTGGGCTTTGAGCCCACTAACGGTTTAGCAAACCGTCCCCTTCAGCCTCTTGGGTATCTCTCCACGAAGTTACGATACACTTAAAAGGCCGATGAAACCGGTGTCTTTCTATCCCTTTCACCTTGCTCCGGCCATTTGATTATAACATGGCCACCGTTCAATTTCAACGCTCGATTTCAACTGCCGTTCAACGGCAAAGCGTTTAAAAGTCAATAAGCCCCAGGCTGATCATCAGGGCCTCGTCCACCTTGCTCATCGTTTCATGATCCAGGTGGGTGATCTTGTCGGTCAACCGCTGCTTGTCAATGGTCCGGATTTGTTCCAACAGGATCACCGAATCCCGATCAAAGCCATGCGTCTTGGCTTCAATTTCCACATGGGTGGGCAGCTTGGCCTTTTGGATCTGGGCAGTGATCGCCGCCACGATCACCGTCGGTGAAAAGCGGTTTCCAATATCGTTCTGAATCACCAGTACCGGCCGGACGCCCCCCTGTTCCGATCCGACCACAGGAGATAAATCGGCAAAATAGACATCTCCGCGTTTGACATGCGTCGGGGCCAAGTTTTACACCCCACTTACAAGACGATCCAGAGTGTGGTCGGCCTCCTCTTCCGCCGGAAAT carries:
- a CDS encoding PemK family transcriptional regulator; translated protein: MAPTHVKRGDVYFADLSPVVGSEQGGVRPVLVIQNDIGNRFSPTVIVAAITAQIQKAKLPTHVEIEAKTHGFDRDSVILLEQIRTIDKQRLTDKITHLDHETMSKVDEALMISLGLIDF